One window from the genome of Cricetulus griseus strain 17A/GY chromosome 2, alternate assembly CriGri-PICRH-1.0, whole genome shotgun sequence encodes:
- the C1qb gene encoding complement C1q subcomponent subunit B, whose amino-acid sequence MKTWGYMVSTPLLLLFLGLLHVSWAQSSCTGPPRIPGIPGIPGVPGSDGQPGTPGIKGEKGLPGLAGDHGEFGEKGDPGTPGIPGKVGPKGPVGPKGAPGPPGARGPKGDSGDYKATQKVAFSALRTINSPLRRDQAIRFEKAIINMNENYEPRSGKFTCKVPGLYYFTYHASSRGNLCMNLVRGRDRERMQKVLTFCDYAQNTFQVTTGGVVLKLEQDEVVHLQATDKNSLLGLEGANSIFTGFLLFPDMDA is encoded by the exons ATGAAGACGTGGGGGTACATGGTCTCAACGCCATTGTTATTGCTGTTCCTGGGCTTGCTCCATGTCTCCTGGGCCCAAAGCAGCTGCACTGGGCCCCCGCGCATTCCTGGTATCCCCGGCATCCCTGGGGTTCCTGGCTCTGATGGCCAACCTGGCACTCCAGggataaaaggagagaaag GGCTTCCTGGACTGGCTGGAGACCATGGTGAGTTTGGAGAGAAAGGGGACCCAGGGACCCCTGGGATTCCAGGCAAAGTTGGTCCCAAGGGTCCTGTTGGCCCTAAAGGTGCCCCAGGACCCCCTGGAGCCCGTGGTCCCAAAGGTGACTCAGGAGActacaaggctacacagaaagtaGCCTTCTCTGCTCTGAGGACCATCAACAGCCCCCTGCGACGGGACCAGGCCATCCGCTTTGAAAAGGCCATCATCAATATGAATGAAAACTATGAGCCTCGCAGTGGCAAGTTCACCTGCAAAGTGCCCGGCCTCTACTATTTCACCTACCATGCCAGTTCCCGAGGGAACCTGTGCATGAACCTCGTGCGCGGCCGGGATCGGGAACGCATGCAGAAGGTACTCACCTTCTGTGACTATGCCCAGAACACCTTCCAGGTCACCACAGGCGGTGTAGTCTTGAAGTTGGAGCAAGATGAGGTTGTTCACCTGCAGGCCACAGACAAGAACTCCCTGCTGGGCCTTGAAGGAGCCAACAGCATCTTCACTGGCTTTCTGCTTTTCCCTGACATGGATGCATGA